Within the Medicago truncatula cultivar Jemalong A17 chromosome 4, MtrunA17r5.0-ANR, whole genome shotgun sequence genome, the region TGGCTCAGTTGGATTTTCATTCATTCGGTTTGAATCAAGATATGGATCACAACGCTGTAGGTCACAGCTCTGATTTAATTGGTCGGCATAAATTTTGTCAGGACCACATCCTCGGGTACAACACAGAAGTAAAAAACTCAGAATCAGCTCAATTTAATCTTGAAGAAGGCTTTGATGAGTATGATCAACTTTTCGGAGATAATTACACCAAAAATTTTGGAGACAATTTTATACCTAATATTCTTCCAAATATCCGCCCTCCACCTTCTGCTTTCCTAGCCCCAAAATGTGCACTGTGGGACTGTTTCAGGCCTGCTCAAGGGTTAGAGCAGTGCCAGGATTACTGTAGTAGTAACCACGAGCTTTTGGCAAAAAGTGAGGATGAGGGCAAGACTCCAATTTTGCGACCTGGTGGCATTGATGTGAAAGACGGTCCTTTGTTTGCTGCTGTTCTTGCAAAGACACTGGGAAAAGAAGTGGGCATCCCTAAGTGTGAAGGTGCTGCTTCAGCGAAAGCCCCTTGGAATGCTTCAGGTTAGTACgcatgtttattatttttttgtatctcACTAATTATATTATTGAAATCTTGCAAATTCTACAACTAGGTTGTCTATATTAAATGTGATATAGAAGAAATTTGTCAATCTATGCTTGTTTCTTTCATCTATTTGGTTGGGTTTAAAGTTTTTATTGTTAGttgtgttttctttctttttgcagAGTTGTTTGACATTTCTCTTCTTGAGGGTGAAACTGTTAGGGAGTGGCTGTTCTTTGACAAGCCTAGAAGGGCATTCGACTCTGGATCTAGGAAACAGAGAAACATCCCTGATTATTGTGGGCGTGGTTGGCATGAATCAAGGAAGCAGGTGATGAAGGAACATGGGGGACAAAAGAGATCATATTACATGGACCCACAGCCTGTTGATTATGTTGAATGGCATTTGTACGAGTATGAAATCAATAACCATGAAGGTTGCTTACCAGAAAAAAATAACCATAATGGTTGcttatcaacaaaaattaacCATGGTTGTGCATTATACAGACTAGAATTAAAGCGTGTAGATAAAAAGAAAAGTCCTAAAGTAAAAGTGACTAAGGAATCACTTGCTGATTTACAAAACAAAATGGGAAAGCTAACTGCTGCTGCTCCGTCGCCAGATGATGGAAAATCTGTCAAGGGAAAAACCGAGGCCAAGTCTCAGAATATTGGCCTGCctgaatattaaataaatacttCATGGGATGGTTTTTGCCAAATGACTGATCGACTTGTATATATTTCAGATTGTGGAAATTTTCAACATTTCTTGGACAAGGTAATGACTGATTATTGTGGTGGTAGGTGTTCATACTCTTTCATGCTGGATTAGTGTATGTTTTAATGTACTTTTAGAACAgctaaaagtgattttgaagaCTTAAAATTGCTTTCGGTATGTTGGGGGTTTTCGATTAGAATTTGTTTTGCCTTTGAAATTAAGAAGTCTAACAAGTCAGAATTCGTAGCTTTTGCCTCTAAACGTGATTCTATACTCAAACCTACTGTTCAACTTACTTTGACGCTAACCTTTAAGTTAATAATTTACCTATCAATTTTttgtgaaaaagaaaatcaaaatcaatttaatcaaaattaatttttgccACCGTGTTCTACTTTGATATTGGCATTGTGTGAAGTATTCATATGATAAACATTATGCGCTGCTTGgattaaaagtgaaaaataagTATTGTTTAAAATAAGTAAGTATTCATATGATATATTGgcattgttttaaaataagtattgTTTAAGGTCAAAGTGAAAAATAATGCCATGAAAGTAGTTTACATAATAAATTATAGGATacagttgaaaaaaataattatttctacatttgaaaagtgaaaatgtTTATTAACAAATTTAGTCTTCTAGGATGGTTTCATCCAAGCTTTTGTTCCTGGTTTCTAGATTTACAAGGTGTCACGTATAGTGCTTATTGGCTAATATTTGATACATTAAGCAGTGCATTTCTAAATTGTTCGAATATATAGTAATGTTGTCATAGAGGTTTgtcacaaaataattgttaacaCAGCTCATTGTTACTAGTTAACACAATCCATCACAATACTCAATGATTGTGAGAATGAACTAATAAACTAGTATGTATTGTGACCAATAAAGACGAGAGAAAATGAATATTGTTagaaaataattgtaaaaatatcattactcttaatTCATGATGATACCATACAAACATAGAGTTAGTCCTGCATcatatcaaatataaaatagacaaatccaaaacaaacaGACTGCCACGCACTGAAATTAGATGGATAATAACTAAATTAACCTTAACCttcataaatatgaattaattctttttctcaACAATCTCTTGAAGCTTCTTGCAGAAATTATCAATATAAGATGACTCAAGATCCTTATTCAGTAACATCTCTCTAATCTTGGCATGATTAGCTCTTACTGTCTTACTagtttcattttcatcatcCATCACAATGCTCACAGCTTTACAAACACTATCCTTAGTATATAAtccatcttcatctttctcAACTTCCACACCAACTTTCAAGTTATTTGCCATTATCCTAGCATTCAATATCCGGTCACCAAAATTTGGCAACAAAACCAATTGACACTTATTCACCAATGCTTCAGACAAAGAGCCTGAACCACAATGTGTAATGAAGCACCCCACAGAAGGGTGTTCCAaaatcaattgttgttgaaCCCAACCACCATAAACAACACCTCTTCCTTTAATCCTCTCTGCCAATCCTTCTGGTAATGCTTCTTCAATTGTTGCAAAACCAAAAGGAGGTTTCAAAGCTGCAAAAAACGGCATACCAGATAACTCAAGACCAAGAATTAATTCTTGAAATTGGTTTGGTATTAAAGTGCATTCACTTCCAAAACAACAATAAACAACAGAATCTGCTTTGAATCCACCAAGCCAAGTAGCCCACTTTTCATCCAAAACATAATTTGGATTTTCAAGTATCTGTAGCACTGGTCCTGAAGTAAGAACTGatttattaaattgtttttgtacgTAATCAAGATAAGGTCCTTCAATCTCTCTGCATGTTCTGTATCCTAATGCATCAGCTTCATTTAAGGCAATAGCTTGTCGATCATAGAAAAGTACATTGCTACCAAAAGTGTTTTTCCTCATAGCAGCCAAAGCTTTTGCTTCATGACTATGAAGCCTGATAGAAGAATCTGGGTAACCATAAGGTGGTTGCATGAGATCAAATTCAGTTAAATTGTTTCCCTGTGAATATCTAGCTGGTGTTAGACTATAACCAACCATGATTGAACTAATAATGCAATAATGAAAAGCTTTGATGCCTAAACGCTTGGTTAAAGATGGAATCCAATGAGTGAAATCATAGAAAACAATTTGAGGTTTGAGATTTGTGAGATGAGTTTCAATGTCAGGTTGAGTAAGGTCCATGGCTGTCATGATGTGTGGATGTAAAGGATAAGGGACATCAGCTGTTGTTTCTGCATTGAGAGGGAGACCTTCAACATGAGGAACTTTGATGGTGATAAAAGTGATTAATTGTGGGTAGAGATTGAATGGTTCTAATTTGGATTGTGCTGATTTAGGTGTGAAAAAGGTGATTTTGTGACCTTTTTTTGCTAGTTTGTTTGCTAGATGAAGGAATGGAGTTTGGTGGCCCATTGCAAACCATGGATACATTGCTATGTGTAAAGGAGATGATGATGCCATAGTGATGATTGCAAAcaaaatgatatgaaaaataTGCAGAAGGTAATGATAGTAATgataaagagaagaaaaagaagaagagaaaataaaatggaaaagtGACGTAACTTTGAACTTGTAGGAGGCCTTGTGAATGTGATGGTTAATTTGAGAGTGAGTTAAGTCTATAACAATTTTTGAGATAAACCATTAGCCTTTGCTTTATGTAAAAGAAATTGACGAATGCTTTTGAAATAAGCTTCTaaagtaataaaattttatcaaaatctgTGTATTTATtgcattaaaaatcaaaatcttttaactttttttaaaaataatttcgtcattaaattttttttaaagagtattCGAAGGCATTTGTTATCCGGACAAAAAAATTTAGCCACTATTGTTAAGTAAATTTTGTTGACATTTGCTTAGGTTaagatcctcttcatttataaaaaataaatgaaagttataatttgaagagaaataaatacaaaaaataagtgATGTGTCGTATCACTAAGTAGATCATaccattattaatttatttttttagtttttgtgtctTTATCTAAATGGAACAAACGGAAATAACTATAAATGAAGAGAATCTTTTGGCATGGCAGACACTTGTTGCATTCCAGCTAATAAATATAGTCCTTTGGCATGGAGTAATTTACAATGGGTCTTTATTAATATTGCTCCATGTGGCATGGAGTATTTTAAGGAGTAGTACTATAACTTAGACTTAAATCTGCTGACCTTGTTTGTATCAAAACAATTCAACAGATGCACGTTGGCACTTGTGTGTAGCAGGACGAGCTCCCacttagttttttattttcttggtaCCCTTCCTAGTTCTTATTCATGATTCTCCACCAACGGTCCAACACGTATGTTGTAAATTATtaggtttaattacacttttagtcctcaTGTTTTGACATATTCTTAAAATTGATCCTGtctcttttaaatcgaacaaaattgTTCCTAAACTATATTTTTGTTGCACTTTTGATCCTAACCCCCATTTTATCCTCCAAAAAAGCCGATGTGTCCAATTTTTTTGATGATGTGGCCAAAATAACTCTTATGGGCAATTCCAACATGGAAAATGACATTGACATGtcatcaaataatatttttttaattgaaaaataattaaaacatttctaaaattaaaaaaaatatggaaaattaaaaattcatatgaaataaattttgggttttcaacaataaaactaaaaaccaagaatattcatcttcttcattgttcttcatcttcaacctagGATAAAACACATACCCAAAAAAACCATCACATACACATACAAATTACACTAAATCACTccttactaatatttttttttaacagcatATTATATAAATGAAAAGTTTCCCACAAAGAAAGTGGGATGAAGCTCAAAGATACAAAAGGGGAATCGGAACCCCTCAAACAAAGGCACGCAAAAATCAAAGGGTTAGAAAACCAAACCCCTAAAATCATTACTTCAATAAACCCAGCTTCCTCATCAACATAACCGTGACAACCGTTTCTCTACCACAAATCAAAAATCCGTTTTCTATACTCACAAATctgagaaaaaatttcaaatttctatCAACCCTTTCTCTGTCCTTTCGTTCCTGTCGCTCGTTTTCCATATCTGGGTTCGTCttgggttttttattttttagtttgatgAAGATAGAAGTTAGAAGCTACTGATGGGTGAAGattctgttgttgttgatgttggtgTAGAACACACTGCAATTGTTGATAGAGTTGTGGTTGTTAGTTGTTAAAATTGAGTCTTTGTGATTGTTGAAAAGGTTGTTgctattgttgttgatgatgaagaataaattattgtttgttgttgttgaaaggAGAGGATTTACTTAAGATCTTAAATATGTTGTTGgaattgttttgagaaaaaggGACAGGTTTGGACTGGGTGACGGTGCAGGAGTGAGAGTGGAGAGTGTACGTTGGTGTTGCATTTGTGTTGTTGAGAgacaaaattcatgttttgcTCCCTCAAATTGCTTCCCTATGAATAGATTTGAATGATAATGTTTATGGTCAAATTTCTAGGCTCAAACTTAATGATGATGACAGTGAAGAGATTGAGAGAGTTGGTGATTTCTGGGTTTGATTAAAGATTTTAAGAAccctaattatttaatttatgttttaatatttttaatttatgaaatatattaattattttccaattaaaaaaatcgatttgaaatgttttttgtttcaatttcagaaatgttttaattatttttcaattaaaaaaataattgatgacATGTCAATGTCATTTTCCATGTTGGAattggcaaaagttatggtgcataagttatttccttatgcaccgtgcataaacacatcacaaccatcagatttcttttattttgaacaaaaatgattttggcTCACTCtgggggtgtaggaagcaattatgttgggatttatgcacggtgcataaggatttccttatgcaccataaccacattgccacataaattattttgtccACATCATCAAGAAACTGGACGCATCAGCGTTTTTGGATGTTAAAATAGGGGTTAGGACCAAAAGtgcaacaaaaatataatttagggacgattttgttcgatttaaaagagaCAGAACCAATtccgtgagttggtcaaaacacgaggaccaaaagtgtaatcaAGCCAAATtattaatagcataaaataatatgaagaaTTAAATTACTACTCCATCCGAtcacaattataaataaaaaaaaatattttttaagttcatttaacatttaatgtatttggtatatatatagacttttttttagggttttcggtttatatatatatattttttaaagaagctaAAATTGAATATATTACTGAAGCTTAGAAATTTCAGCACAAGAAGTGCAAAAATCCCAATTGAAAGAGTATCAAATTACAACCACAAAACAAAgggtaacaaaataaaaagatcaaATGACAAAATCACCCCATTATAGATAAATACCCAGACAAGGTAAATGGTTCAACCACCACAAATGGTAGGAAAAAGCAAAGGTAGGTTGGTTCGCTTTCAGCCACCAGTATGATTGAAGTTTAATTTTATCCAGTAATTGATTGAACGATACCTCTTTTTGATGAAAGACCTGTGTGTTTCTTTCTatccaaatcacccacacacaAGAAAGTCATATGAGATTAAAAGCTGAGCGGTTGCTTTTGGAAAACTCGTCTAAGGTGCCAAATTGATACAAATGATCTGACACATGTTCAGGAAATACTATATGGAACCTAATCTAGTGAGAAATACTATACCATAGTTTACCAAAAAATCACAAGAGAAGAATAAGTGTTATGCATCTTCTAACATGCCACATCTACCCACACAAACTTGAGCATTTGGTTgtataatttatcttttaactAAATTGCCAGTTGTTGGTAATCTATTACGAAGCAGACGCCATGCAAAGAGACTGACTTTTAAAGGCACTTCCTTATTTCAAATTTCAGTTATGTGATCAGCTGCCAAGTTGTTATTTGTTGATGACAACAAGTGGTTATAAGCACTTGTGACGTTATATTTGTTGGATGCATGTAAATGCCAAATTCAAGTATCAGAATGATTAGactgcaaaacaatattagttaaaaaatcaCAACACTCCCGCACCTTCTCCTCCTCCGAAGCTAACGTTTTCGATTTATATATAGACTATATATGTGTGTGCAAAGAACCACAATAGAAGGGGGAAAAAAACCATAGAAACGTGCACGGTAgtgcaaaataaaaaaggaatttGAATATTCTTACATTGCTTTAAAGaatcatttataaaataataataatagaatgaTCCAAATAGCAAGGAACTTGGACTTCTTAATAATTGATTAGCTCTcctgaaaaatattaattgagtGGGTTTAATATCtaactttggaaaaaaaatcaatgatagaaaataagcCACCTTTTGTATCCATCAAATTGTCTCAATGGATTCTCCCACAGATATCAGtcgtgaaaaagaaaaacaaacatatatccATCTTCCTCTTTATTGTTATAAACaatctatttatttaataatctATCATATATCTATTTAAattcgtcaaaaaaaaaaaaaaaatggagcaTTTCCTTCATTCTTGCTAAATTACCAACTTTTGTTTTGTATCATGACAATTGTAGAGACGAACCCTCTCAAGATCTGTTAAAGCATTCACAATAGTGGGGTCTTCACCATTTAAGATCTAGTATCTAATAGGTACTTCCATTGTGCGGAAAATCTTTTGGGGTCTTTTAAGATCCAGGGTCTAACTTAAGACCCCATCTTTTAGTGGTCCCcacacactttttttattaaaataatatgttagtgGTGGAATGCAAATGAGGAAGAGT harbors:
- the LOC11441253 gene encoding transcription factor VOZ1, which translates into the protein MMKENSGGKYGSSSQKSMKEKERHMVNKIQGIFTNLQSARKESRATDILIIEEQMHQLLREWKAELESPATSLNDGSLGSFPGELAQLLQGFEEKDDAISPLTKPGMFNTDYHQNNINDSNYEFYQEKCFDNNQSLGHTFEGSASTPFSSPLNSSGMAQLDFHSFGLNQDMDHNAVGHSSDLIGRHKFCQDHILGYNTEVKNSESAQFNLEEGFDEYDQLFGDNYTKNFGDNFIPNILPNIRPPPSAFLAPKCALWDCFRPAQGLEQCQDYCSSNHELLAKSEDEGKTPILRPGGIDVKDGPLFAAVLAKTLGKEVGIPKCEGAASAKAPWNASELFDISLLEGETVREWLFFDKPRRAFDSGSRKQRNIPDYCGRGWHESRKQVMKEHGGQKRSYYMDPQPVDYVEWHLYEYEINNHEGCLPEKNNHNGCLSTKINHGCALYRLELKRVDKKKSPKVKVTKESLADLQNKMGKLTAAAPSPDDGKSVKGKTEAKSQNIGLPEY
- the LOC11441693 gene encoding UDP-glycosyltransferase 79B30, translated to MASSSPLHIAMYPWFAMGHQTPFLHLANKLAKKGHKITFFTPKSAQSKLEPFNLYPQLITFITIKVPHVEGLPLNAETTADVPYPLHPHIMTAMDLTQPDIETHLTNLKPQIVFYDFTHWIPSLTKRLGIKAFHYCIISSIMVGYSLTPARYSQGNNLTEFDLMQPPYGYPDSSIRLHSHEAKALAAMRKNTFGSNVLFYDRQAIALNEADALGYRTCREIEGPYLDYVQKQFNKSVLTSGPVLQILENPNYVLDEKWATWLGGFKADSVVYCCFGSECTLIPNQFQELILGLELSGMPFFAALKPPFGFATIEEALPEGLAERIKGRGVVYGGWVQQQLILEHPSVGCFITHCGSGSLSEALVNKCQLVLLPNFGDRILNARIMANNLKVGVEVEKDEDGLYTKDSVCKAVSIVMDDENETSKTVRANHAKIREMLLNKDLESSYIDNFCKKLQEIVEKKN